In Leucobacter insecticola, one DNA window encodes the following:
- a CDS encoding OPT/YSL family transporter, with protein sequence MTELTQTESEAEAPKRHPRSFEPGMFVLLLLLSGLGVVIGIHVITTLGVSPSTSVIGALIAMIIGRIGFFGLSRMRNIHRQNLAQSAISAGTFGAANSILTPIAIPFALGRPDMIWPMFIGASVGLILDAWMLYRVFGSEFIPATATWPSGRASAETIKAGDVGGKQALLLGFGAVVGIGGSIAGLSMSAAGVALIGNIWALLMFGIGLLLNQYFPILFDVSLLGLYIPHGVMIGAGTVALVQAGRLIFRKRTTSVLDTVITEVDPDPSLIPTVNQKALRRAFGTGYLLFVGGAMVLGLAAGLWTEMSMLGIIGWVLLAGVAAIVHEIIVGLAAMHSGWFPAFAVALIFLVIGMFLGLPDVPLMLLVGYCAVTGPAFSDMGDDLKAGWVLRRRAWPYTVFELQGRREQLKAAFIGFATAIGVVAIAWQPLFANNQFPPIARVYADTILAGISDPTILRNMFLAAIPGAIIQIIGGSKRQMGVLLATGLLISAPMRAGWSSPR encoded by the coding sequence GTGACCGAACTCACACAGACCGAGAGCGAAGCCGAAGCGCCCAAACGCCATCCACGAAGTTTCGAGCCGGGCATGTTTGTACTCCTCCTTCTCCTCAGCGGCCTCGGAGTGGTCATTGGTATCCACGTCATCACCACCCTGGGCGTATCACCCAGCACCTCGGTCATCGGAGCACTCATCGCGATGATCATCGGGCGTATCGGGTTCTTTGGTCTCTCCAGAATGCGCAACATTCACCGCCAAAACCTCGCACAGTCGGCGATCTCCGCCGGCACTTTCGGCGCGGCAAACTCGATCCTGACACCGATCGCGATTCCTTTTGCCCTCGGCCGCCCCGACATGATCTGGCCAATGTTTATCGGCGCCTCTGTCGGACTGATCCTCGACGCCTGGATGCTCTACCGCGTGTTCGGATCAGAGTTCATCCCCGCCACCGCGACCTGGCCCTCTGGCCGCGCCTCCGCCGAAACCATTAAGGCCGGCGACGTCGGGGGCAAACAGGCACTGCTCCTCGGCTTCGGCGCCGTCGTGGGCATCGGCGGTTCCATCGCCGGCCTCTCGATGTCTGCTGCGGGTGTCGCCCTCATCGGCAATATCTGGGCCCTGCTCATGTTCGGGATCGGGCTCCTGCTGAACCAGTACTTCCCTATCCTGTTCGACGTCTCACTGCTTGGCCTGTACATTCCACACGGCGTGATGATCGGAGCCGGAACGGTTGCGCTGGTGCAGGCCGGACGCCTCATCTTCAGGAAGCGGACCACGTCCGTGCTCGACACGGTCATCACCGAGGTCGATCCGGATCCTTCACTGATCCCCACGGTGAACCAGAAGGCACTCCGCAGGGCATTCGGCACGGGTTATCTCCTGTTTGTTGGCGGTGCGATGGTGCTTGGACTCGCGGCCGGATTGTGGACCGAGATGTCGATGCTCGGGATCATCGGCTGGGTATTGCTCGCCGGAGTGGCCGCCATCGTTCACGAAATCATCGTCGGGCTCGCCGCTATGCACTCCGGATGGTTCCCCGCCTTCGCAGTGGCCCTCATCTTCTTGGTCATCGGGATGTTTCTGGGCCTCCCCGATGTGCCACTCATGCTCCTTGTCGGGTACTGCGCGGTGACAGGCCCCGCATTCTCGGACATGGGGGACGATCTGAAGGCCGGATGGGTGCTCAGGCGCCGGGCGTGGCCGTATACGGTATTCGAGTTGCAGGGGCGTCGGGAGCAGTTGAAGGCAGCGTTCATTGGGTTCGCGACCGCTATCGGCGTCGTCGCCATCGCGTGGCAACCGCTGTTCGCCAACAATCAGTTCCCACCCATTGCCCGCGTCTACGCCGACACCATACTGGCCGGAATTAGCGACCCTACGATCCTGCGCAACATGTTCCTCGCCGCAATTCCGGGCGCAATCATTCAGATCATCGGCGGTTCGAAACGGCAAATGGGCGTGCTCCTTGCTACCGGCCTGCTGATCTCCGCCCCAATGCGGGCTGGATGGTCCTCGCCGCGCTGA
- a CDS encoding helix-turn-helix domain-containing protein codes for MIRNPRGEAPLQTVDRALQVLSSFSEQHRSWSVGELAEAFELTTSTAHRLLAALAARGYLNVDQATRRYSLGPAVWRISGLYERSGGLASLANTFLAPLAAHTGMSTEFAVPDGSHLRCVSAVDGDTGPTQHHPWVDTMYPAYAGPHRALTSLFCRAVSNTLCSTRSRSCDSRRIHRSIWSRSSPNTTRR; via the coding sequence GTGATCCGGAATCCACGCGGCGAAGCCCCGCTGCAGACCGTAGACAGGGCGCTGCAGGTGCTGTCGAGCTTTAGCGAACAGCATCGTTCGTGGTCAGTGGGAGAACTCGCCGAAGCGTTTGAACTCACCACCTCCACGGCGCACCGGCTGCTCGCGGCGCTCGCGGCCCGCGGATATCTCAACGTTGATCAAGCTACGCGACGGTATTCGCTCGGGCCGGCGGTGTGGCGCATCTCTGGGCTGTACGAGCGTTCGGGCGGGCTTGCAAGCCTCGCGAACACCTTCCTTGCGCCACTTGCCGCGCACACCGGAATGAGTACGGAGTTTGCCGTGCCGGACGGGTCTCATCTGCGCTGTGTTTCGGCCGTTGACGGCGATACCGGCCCGACACAACATCACCCCTGGGTTGACACGATGTACCCCGCGTACGCGGGGCCACACCGCGCGCTTACTTCGCTTTTCTGCCGCGCCGTGAGCAACACACTCTGCTCAACGCGCTCCCGCTCGTGCGATTCACGCCGCATACACCGGTCGATTTGGAGCAGATCTTCGCCGAATACGACGAGACGCTGA
- a CDS encoding AMP-binding protein, with protein MTSTETSEATDAFFAARDSLLAVAGDPDRARAEFRWPEVGSRFNWAHDVFDVIAEGNDTCALWIVEQDGTELKRSFAQMKQRSDQVANWLLSIGARRGDVAMLMLGNRVELWEIMLAAMKIGVVILPTSVVLGAHELEDRVARGTVRWVFATAEDAMKFAAVPGAWRGIGVGLNEATADQRAALYDWTRYEESSAASLAAIVKDTVSEDPALIYFTSGTTNLPKIVVHSHTSYPLGHLTTMSWLGVRPGDTHLVISAPGWGKHAWSSFYAPWHVGATIFVANYTRFDAEFLVTELDRAGVNTFCAPPTVWRMLIQQRLATKPHALREIVSAGEPLNPEVIARIREWWGLEIRDGYGQTETTALIANMPGDPIVPGAMGLPLPGVDAVLVDPLTGKETDEGEICLRMVDPESGRTHPINLMPGYYGDEAATARAIHDGYFHTGDVAQRGDNGVLTFVGRTDDIFKSSDFKVSPFEVESALIESELVAEAAVVGAPDETRLNVTKAYVALAAGAAPDADTARAILAHAREALPPYMRVRRVEFFELPKTSSGKIRRVELRRREEAAFEAGDRIPSEWREEDFPGLKG; from the coding sequence ATGACTTCCACCGAGACCTCTGAAGCCACCGACGCCTTCTTTGCTGCCCGAGACTCTCTGCTCGCAGTCGCCGGCGATCCCGACCGCGCCCGTGCGGAGTTCCGCTGGCCCGAGGTCGGGTCGCGCTTCAACTGGGCGCACGACGTGTTCGACGTGATCGCGGAAGGCAACGACACCTGTGCCCTGTGGATCGTGGAGCAAGACGGCACCGAACTCAAGCGCAGCTTCGCGCAGATGAAGCAGCGCTCGGACCAGGTCGCGAATTGGCTCCTAAGCATTGGCGCGCGCCGTGGTGATGTCGCCATGCTGATGCTCGGCAATCGGGTCGAGCTGTGGGAGATCATGCTCGCCGCGATGAAGATCGGCGTCGTCATTCTGCCGACCTCGGTGGTGCTCGGCGCCCACGAGCTCGAGGATCGCGTCGCCCGCGGCACCGTGCGGTGGGTGTTCGCCACCGCCGAAGACGCGATGAAGTTTGCGGCCGTGCCGGGCGCGTGGCGCGGGATCGGCGTGGGCCTGAACGAGGCCACCGCCGACCAGCGGGCCGCGCTCTACGACTGGACCCGTTACGAGGAATCGAGCGCCGCCTCACTCGCAGCGATCGTAAAGGACACGGTGAGTGAGGATCCCGCGCTCATCTACTTCACCTCCGGCACCACCAACCTGCCCAAGATCGTCGTGCACTCGCACACGAGCTACCCCCTCGGACACCTCACCACGATGTCGTGGCTGGGCGTGCGCCCAGGCGACACGCACCTGGTGATCAGCGCGCCCGGCTGGGGTAAACACGCCTGGTCGAGTTTCTATGCTCCGTGGCACGTCGGGGCCACGATCTTCGTGGCGAACTACACGCGATTCGATGCGGAGTTTTTGGTCACCGAGCTGGATCGCGCCGGAGTCAATACCTTCTGCGCTCCGCCGACCGTGTGGCGCATGCTCATTCAGCAGCGCCTCGCCACGAAGCCGCACGCGCTGCGTGAGATTGTCTCCGCGGGCGAGCCCCTCAACCCGGAGGTGATCGCGCGCATCCGTGAGTGGTGGGGGCTCGAGATTCGCGACGGCTACGGCCAGACCGAAACGACGGCGCTGATCGCGAACATGCCCGGCGACCCGATTGTGCCCGGCGCGATGGGCCTGCCGCTGCCCGGCGTCGACGCCGTATTGGTGGATCCCCTGACCGGCAAAGAAACCGACGAGGGCGAGATCTGCCTGCGCATGGTCGATCCCGAATCGGGTCGCACCCACCCCATCAACCTCATGCCCGGGTACTACGGTGACGAGGCAGCGACCGCGCGCGCGATTCACGATGGCTACTTTCATACCGGCGACGTCGCACAGCGCGGCGACAACGGCGTGCTGACGTTTGTTGGCCGCACGGATGACATCTTCAAATCCAGTGACTTCAAGGTGTCGCCGTTTGAGGTCGAGAGCGCGCTGATCGAGAGCGAACTCGTCGCAGAAGCAGCGGTGGTGGGAGCCCCAGACGAAACCCGGCTCAACGTCACCAAGGCCTACGTGGCGCTCGCCGCAGGGGCCGCGCCCGATGCCGACACGGCTCGGGCGATCCTCGCTCACGCCCGCGAGGCGCTGCCGCCCTACATGCGGGTGCGGCGGGTGGAGTTCTTCGAGCTGCCGAAGACGAGCTCCGGCAAGATCCGCCGGGTCGAGTTGCGTCGGCGCGAAGAGGCTGCGTTCGAGGCGGGGGATCGGATCCCGAGCGAGTGGCGCGAGGAGGATTTTCCCGGCCTCAAGGGGTAG
- a CDS encoding IclR family transcriptional regulator C-terminal domain-containing protein — translation MLNALPLVRFTPHTPVDLEQIFAEYDETLTRGWAYSAGEYNLHSEVISAPIMLGSRPKGAISVVRISEKRIGRAALEAYVPALLQSTEEFSATLSFRLASAQDESN, via the coding sequence CTGCTCAACGCGCTCCCGCTCGTGCGATTCACGCCGCATACACCGGTCGATTTGGAGCAGATCTTCGCCGAATACGACGAGACGCTGACACGGGGCTGGGCATATTCTGCGGGGGAGTACAACCTGCACTCCGAGGTGATCTCCGCGCCGATCATGCTCGGTTCTCGACCCAAGGGAGCGATCTCAGTGGTGCGCATCAGCGAGAAGAGGATTGGGCGGGCGGCACTGGAGGCCTATGTGCCCGCCCTGTTGCAGAGTACTGAGGAGTTCTCTGCGACGCTGTCGTTTCGACTTGCGTCAGCTCAGGATGAGAGCAACTGA